One window of the Bacteroidota bacterium genome contains the following:
- a CDS encoding AP2 domain-containing protein: protein MASHHHVVRIDIEPSEDGARRSSTHGWQVRVSHNGQRKTKFFADRKYGGRDAALALAIEHRDKLLAERPEPSGPTERRAQRRSTSGVAGVRLAFKSGTPYIEANWVNGQGRSVTSYSVDRWGLRKATWRACRSRAQGLGVRDPERVQAMFDVAYPTLQTSLETALAKRNGSAHDPETQGA from the coding sequence ATGGCTAGCCATCACCACGTCGTACGCATCGATATAGAGCCGTCGGAGGACGGCGCGCGCCGCAGTTCCACGCACGGTTGGCAGGTGCGTGTCAGCCACAACGGGCAACGAAAAACCAAGTTCTTCGCCGACCGGAAGTATGGGGGCCGCGACGCCGCGCTCGCGCTCGCCATCGAGCACCGCGACAAGCTCCTCGCCGAGCGCCCCGAGCCGAGCGGCCCGACCGAGCGCCGCGCGCAGCGGCGCAGCACGTCCGGCGTGGCCGGCGTCCGCCTCGCCTTCAAGAGCGGCACGCCGTACATCGAGGCCAACTGGGTCAACGGCCAGGGCCGCTCCGTCACCTCCTACTCGGTCGACCGCTGGGGGCTGCGCAAGGCGACGTGGCGGGCCTGCCGGAGCCGGGCGCAGGGCCTCGGCGTCCGCGACCCCGAGCGGGTGCAGGCGATGTTCGACGTGGCCTACCCGACGCTGCAGACCAGCCTGGAGACGGCCCTCGCCAAGCGCAACGGGAGCGCGCACGACCCCGAAACGCAGGGCGCGTGA
- a CDS encoding FtsX-like permease family protein, translating to MRFADLFRLAGGNLLRNRTRSAMTLIGIAIGVAALFALLSYGAGLQRLAEEEVATLELYNTFRVTSTPNPIDSFADLSVRAVEADTTEPVPVTDSLLAEIAALPGVLAAYPEVAFPVRVQANEREVFAGAEAVPLVFGAFPAYQPAAGAFFETEADSALLIPRQMAERLGFEPAEAAVGETVTMITATLDFAALQRALFSFGMGMRSLPLKEQPHALRVAGILPTEGQALSGFVRLLVPLGLAEEMQKVTFFSTLDLVTRGPATDGYPAARVQIESEDDYGAVKSAIEETGVYATGFREQFAQLDRLFAIMNGTLAIVGLIALLVATIGIANTMTMNVVERTREIGVMKAIGGEDGTVQRLFVAESLLLGVVGTVLGLAFGWLVTLALGAGVGAYLDRIGIPPVDLFYTPFLTIVGIGVVTLVVSVLAGFIPARRAARIEPIEALRHA from the coding sequence ATGCGCTTCGCTGACCTCTTCCGCCTCGCCGGGGGCAACCTGCTCCGCAACCGGACGCGCAGCGCGATGACCCTCATCGGGATCGCGATTGGCGTCGCGGCGCTCTTCGCGCTCCTTTCCTACGGGGCCGGCCTCCAGCGTCTCGCCGAGGAGGAGGTGGCAACGCTCGAACTCTACAACACCTTCCGCGTCACGAGCACCCCGAACCCCATCGACTCGTTCGCCGACCTCTCGGTCCGCGCCGTCGAGGCTGACACGACCGAGCCCGTCCCGGTGACGGACAGCCTGCTCGCCGAGATCGCGGCGCTGCCCGGCGTGCTCGCGGCCTATCCCGAGGTCGCCTTCCCGGTCCGCGTCCAGGCCAACGAGCGCGAGGTCTTCGCCGGAGCCGAGGCCGTCCCGCTCGTCTTCGGCGCCTTCCCAGCCTACCAGCCGGCCGCGGGCGCGTTCTTCGAGACCGAGGCTGACTCGGCGCTCTTGATCCCGCGCCAGATGGCCGAGCGGCTCGGGTTCGAGCCGGCCGAGGCCGCTGTCGGCGAGACGGTGACGATGATCACGGCGACGCTCGACTTCGCCGCGCTGCAGCGGGCGCTGTTCTCGTTCGGCATGGGGATGCGGAGCCTGCCGCTCAAGGAGCAGCCGCACGCGCTCCGCGTCGCAGGCATTCTCCCGACCGAGGGCCAGGCGCTCTCCGGGTTCGTCCGCCTCCTCGTCCCGCTCGGGCTCGCCGAGGAGATGCAGAAGGTGACGTTCTTCTCGACGCTCGACCTCGTCACGCGCGGCCCGGCGACCGACGGCTACCCCGCCGCCCGCGTGCAGATCGAGAGCGAGGACGACTACGGGGCTGTCAAGTCGGCCATCGAGGAGACGGGGGTTTACGCCACCGGCTTCCGCGAGCAGTTCGCCCAGCTCGACCGCCTGTTCGCGATCATGAACGGCACGCTCGCGATTGTCGGCCTGATCGCGCTCCTCGTCGCCACAATCGGCATCGCCAACACGATGACGATGAACGTGGTCGAGCGGACGCGGGAGATCGGGGTGATGAAGGCGATAGGCGGCGAGGACGGGACGGTGCAGCGGCTGTTCGTGGCCGAGAGCCTACTTCTCGGGGTCGTCGGGACCGTCCTCGGGCTGGCGTTCGGCTGGCTCGTCACCCTAGCCCTCGGCGCGGGCGTCGGGGCCTACCTCGACCGCATCGGGATTCCGCCGGTGGACCTGTTCTACACGCCCTTCCTCACGATCGTCGGGATCGGCGTCGTCACACTCGTCGTGAGCGTGCTGGCCGGGTTCATCCCCGCCCGCCGCGCCGCCCGCATCGAACCCATCGAGGCCTTGCGTCACGCCTGA